A window of the Sporichthyaceae bacterium genome harbors these coding sequences:
- a CDS encoding MarR family transcriptional regulator, producing MAEPRWLDEQEQRAWRGLLQMWTQLNTYLAREMAANSELSMSDFAVLVCLTDELGGRVRAFTLAESLGWEKSRLSHQLARMAARGLIERSDCSEDARGQIVSVTPVGRSAIEAAAPPHVETVRRVFMDRLTPAQIKSLASVTELVLAALEQERDARG from the coding sequence ATGGCCGAGCCGAGGTGGCTGGACGAGCAGGAACAGCGCGCCTGGCGCGGCCTGCTCCAGATGTGGACGCAGCTGAACACGTACCTGGCGCGTGAGATGGCGGCGAACTCCGAGTTGTCGATGTCCGATTTCGCGGTGCTGGTGTGCCTGACCGACGAACTCGGCGGCCGAGTGCGGGCGTTCACGCTGGCCGAGTCGCTCGGCTGGGAGAAGAGCCGGCTGTCGCATCAACTGGCCCGGATGGCCGCGCGCGGGCTGATCGAACGCTCGGACTGCTCCGAGGACGCCCGCGGTCAGATCGTCTCGGTGACACCGGTCGGCCGGTCGGCGATCGAGGCTGCCGCCCCGCCCCACGTCGAGACGGTGCGCCGGGTGTTCATGGATCGCCTGACGCCGGCTCAGATCAAGTCGTTGGCCTCGGTGACGGAGCTGGTCCTGGCCGCCCTCGAGCAGGAGCGGGACGCGCGCGGGTAG